The following are encoded together in the Thermosinus carboxydivorans Nor1 genome:
- a CDS encoding DsrE family protein encodes MLPYKILFHVNELNRWPVALLNLRNLIKDIGSENIQAEVVANGPAVLLYATSPEIGEKLPPTWSGEFRQQLLRDMQELRELGIPFLACANALKMNAVEEKSLHPFVTVIPAGITEIVKKQAEGYGYVKP; translated from the coding sequence ATGTTGCCCTACAAGATTCTGTTTCACGTTAATGAGCTTAACCGTTGGCCTGTCGCTTTGCTTAACCTGCGCAACTTGATTAAAGACATCGGATCAGAAAACATCCAAGCTGAGGTCGTCGCCAACGGCCCCGCGGTTCTTCTCTATGCTACTTCCCCGGAGATCGGGGAAAAACTGCCGCCAACCTGGAGCGGTGAATTCCGTCAACAGCTCCTGCGCGACATGCAGGAGCTTCGGGAGCTGGGCATTCCTTTTCTTGCCTGTGCTAATGCCTTGAAGATGAATGCCGTGGAAGAGAAGTCTCTCCACCCCTTCGTGACCGTCATCCCGGCAGGTATTACGGAGATCGTCAAGAAACAGGCTGAGGGTTACGGTTATGTCAAACCTTGA